One stretch of Planctomycetaceae bacterium DNA includes these proteins:
- the ligA gene encoding NAD-dependent DNA ligase LigA translates to MSDDALRIEQLRQQLRRHDYLYYVEAAPEISDRDYDKLMAELKALEAAHPDLVTPDSPTQRVGGQPVEGFATVEHAQPMLSIDNTYSEADVREFDARVRKILGETPFHYLVEPKIDGVAISLRYEQGALVAAVTRGDGRRGDDVTANVRAIRSVPLRLLGDGAPDVLEVRGEIYWPREAFSACNAQRVAEGLVPFANPRNGAAGTLKQLDPRVVAQRGLAFMAHGIGQASGLPADRASAIMAAVGKWGVPVNPSMKVRENLEQVLEDIAAWLTQRSEADYETDGMVIKVDEIALRQELGFTSKYPRWCIAYKYEAEQAHTLLREVEFHIGRLGTITPVAHFDPVQLAGTTVTSASMHNFDQVKRLDARVGDTIVVEKAGEIIPQVMAVDFDRRPHEAQPVAPPDKCPSCSGPVHRDEGGVYLRCVNPECPAQIRERLRFFAARDQMDIENLGPAVIDQLVDRNMVNHFADLYTLKADEIAKLERMGEKSAANLVAAIEKSKARPAQNVLAAMGIRHVGGRVAEVLVDHFGSIPAIAAAGEEDLTAAEDIGPVIAASVREFFDSPAGREAMQRLADVGLKMEAPKRAKAADLPLAGKSVVVTGTLEGFSRKEAEDAIKAAGGKSASSVSKNTAFVVVGADPGSKADKARQLGVEIIDEAEFARRLGRQ, encoded by the coding sequence ATGTCCGACGACGCCCTTCGCATCGAACAGCTTCGCCAGCAGCTCCGCCGGCACGACTACCTGTACTACGTCGAGGCCGCGCCGGAAATCTCCGACCGCGACTATGACAAACTGATGGCCGAGCTCAAGGCACTCGAAGCCGCCCACCCCGACCTCGTCACCCCCGACTCGCCCACCCAGCGCGTCGGCGGCCAGCCCGTCGAGGGCTTCGCCACTGTCGAGCACGCCCAGCCGATGCTGAGCATCGACAACACTTACAGCGAGGCCGACGTGCGCGAGTTCGACGCCCGCGTGCGGAAGATCCTGGGCGAAACGCCGTTCCACTACCTCGTCGAGCCCAAGATCGATGGCGTGGCGATTTCACTGCGATACGAGCAAGGCGCCCTGGTTGCCGCCGTTACGCGCGGCGACGGGCGGCGGGGCGACGACGTTACCGCCAACGTGCGGGCGATCCGCTCCGTGCCGCTGCGCCTCCTGGGCGACGGCGCGCCGGACGTGCTCGAGGTGCGCGGGGAGATCTACTGGCCGCGCGAGGCGTTCAGCGCCTGCAATGCCCAACGGGTGGCCGAGGGGCTGGTGCCCTTCGCCAATCCGCGCAACGGCGCCGCCGGCACACTCAAGCAACTGGACCCGCGCGTCGTGGCCCAGCGCGGACTGGCATTCATGGCCCACGGGATCGGGCAGGCGTCTGGGCTTCCCGCCGATCGGGCCAGCGCGATCATGGCGGCCGTGGGCAAGTGGGGCGTGCCGGTCAACCCATCCATGAAGGTGCGCGAGAACCTGGAGCAGGTGCTCGAGGACATCGCGGCCTGGCTCACGCAGCGCAGCGAAGCCGACTACGAGACCGACGGCATGGTCATCAAGGTCGACGAGATCGCCCTGCGGCAGGAGCTGGGTTTCACCAGCAAATACCCGCGGTGGTGCATCGCGTACAAGTACGAAGCCGAGCAGGCCCACACGCTGCTGCGCGAGGTCGAGTTTCATATCGGGCGGCTGGGCACCATCACGCCGGTGGCGCATTTCGACCCGGTGCAACTGGCCGGCACGACCGTCACCAGCGCGTCGATGCACAACTTCGACCAGGTCAAGCGCCTCGACGCCCGCGTGGGCGATACGATCGTCGTCGAAAAGGCCGGCGAGATCATCCCGCAGGTGATGGCCGTCGACTTCGACCGCCGCCCGCACGAGGCCCAGCCCGTCGCGCCGCCGGACAAGTGCCCGTCCTGTTCCGGACCGGTCCATCGCGACGAAGGCGGCGTGTATCTGCGATGCGTCAACCCCGAATGCCCCGCCCAGATCCGCGAGCGACTGCGGTTCTTCGCCGCCCGCGACCAGATGGACATCGAGAACCTCGGACCGGCTGTCATCGACCAACTGGTCGACCGAAACATGGTGAACCACTTCGCCGACCTGTACACGCTCAAGGCAGACGAGATCGCCAAACTGGAACGCATGGGCGAGAAATCCGCGGCCAACCTCGTCGCCGCCATCGAAAAGAGCAAGGCTCGCCCCGCCCAGAACGTGCTGGCGGCGATGGGCATCCGCCACGTCGGCGGACGCGTGGCCGAGGTGCTCGTCGACCACTTCGGCAGCATCCCCGCCATCGCGGCGGCAGGCGAAGAGGACCTGACCGCCGCCGAGGATATCGGGCCCGTCATCGCGGCCAGCGTGCGCGAGTTCTTCGACAGCCCGGCCGGGCGCGAGGCCATGCAGCGCCTCGCCGACGTCGGCCTCAAGATGGAGGCGCCGAAGCGTGCCAAGGCCGCCGACTTGCCTCTGGCGGGCAAGAGCGTCGTGGTGACCGGCACGCTGGAAGGCTTCTCCCGCAAGGAAGCCGAAGACGCCATCAAGGCCGCCGGCGGCAAGAGCGCCTCCAGCGTCTCAAAGAACACCGCATTCGTGGTGGTGGGGGCCGACCCCGGCAGCAAGGCCGACAAGGCGCGGCAATTGGGCGTGGAGATCATCGACGAGGCAGAGTTCGCGCGGCGGTTAGGGCGACAGTAG
- a CDS encoding dihydroorotate dehydrogenase-like protein → MDLSTSYMGLRLSSPLVASPSPLSHDLDTVRRLEDAGAAAVVMHSLFEEQIQYDVRQLNYFLEYGTERFPESLTYFPDKPDYVTGPEEYLAKISRFREALGIPVIASLNAVSKSGWAEYAAQMQQAGANALELNIYFLPTNPQVSGHEIEQVHLDILQTVKAAVSIPVAVKMSPFFSSISNMAHQLVEAGADALVLFNRFYQPDIDVENLEVRPRLVLSTSEDNRLPLRWIAILFGRTAASLAATSGIHTGRDAVKLVMGGADVTMMCSALLRNGPGHIATVQEQMTAIMEEMEYESLEQMKGVLSHRNTAEPAAFERANYMKTLQSFVATGTLE, encoded by the coding sequence ATGGATCTTTCAACATCGTACATGGGCCTGCGCCTGAGCAGCCCGCTGGTGGCATCCCCTTCGCCGCTGTCGCACGACTTGGACACGGTGCGCCGGCTTGAAGACGCCGGAGCGGCGGCCGTCGTCATGCACTCGCTCTTCGAGGAGCAGATCCAGTACGACGTGCGGCAGTTGAACTACTTTCTGGAGTACGGCACGGAGCGATTCCCCGAGTCCCTGACGTACTTCCCCGACAAGCCCGATTACGTGACCGGGCCTGAAGAATACCTTGCCAAGATCAGCCGGTTCCGCGAAGCACTGGGGATCCCGGTGATCGCCTCGCTCAACGCCGTCTCCAAAAGCGGCTGGGCCGAGTACGCCGCCCAGATGCAGCAAGCCGGCGCCAACGCGCTGGAGCTCAATATCTACTTTCTGCCGACCAACCCGCAGGTCTCCGGGCACGAAATAGAGCAGGTACACCTGGATATCCTGCAGACGGTCAAGGCCGCCGTCTCGATCCCGGTTGCGGTGAAGATGTCGCCGTTCTTCTCATCGATTTCGAACATGGCGCACCAACTCGTCGAGGCCGGCGCCGACGCGCTGGTCCTGTTCAACCGCTTCTACCAGCCCGATATCGACGTGGAGAACCTCGAGGTGCGCCCGCGACTGGTGCTCTCGACCAGCGAGGACAATCGCCTGCCGCTGCGATGGATCGCGATTCTGTTCGGGCGAACGGCGGCTTCGCTGGCGGCCACCAGCGGCATCCACACCGGTCGCGACGCCGTCAAGCTCGTCATGGGCGGGGCCGACGTGACGATGATGTGCTCGGCGCTGCTGCGCAACGGTCCTGGGCACATCGCCACCGTGCAAGAGCAGATGACGGCGATCATGGAAGAGATGGAATACGAGTCGCTGGAGCAGATGAAGGGCGTGCTCAGCCACCGCAACACCGCCGAGCCCGCGGCCTTCGAGCGAGCCAACTACATGAAAACGCTCCAGAGCTTCGTGGCGACGGGCACCTTGGAATAA
- a CDS encoding transposase, with protein sequence MPRAARLVIPDCPHHVVQRGNNKQDVFFSDDDRRYYLRSLKQCAREYGLNVVAYALMCNHVHLVVVPKSVESLAKGIGRTNFFYTRHVNALQGRCGHLWQDRFFSSPLDESYFWNAMVYVERNPVRAGIVSAAWDYPWSSAAAHCNNHDLTGLLDMQTWRSVQPPEGSWHESLAEGLDEQTELKVRSFSSRGLPLGSDSFVSKLESDLERRLRPAEMGRPRKQKVGTLTTFQGPASQA encoded by the coding sequence ATGCCACGAGCAGCCAGACTGGTCATCCCGGACTGCCCGCACCATGTGGTTCAACGGGGCAATAACAAGCAGGACGTCTTCTTTTCTGACGACGACCGGCGGTACTACTTGAGGTCTCTCAAGCAATGTGCTCGGGAATACGGCCTGAACGTGGTTGCCTACGCCTTGATGTGCAATCACGTTCATCTGGTTGTGGTGCCCAAGTCGGTTGAGTCGTTGGCGAAAGGGATCGGACGCACCAACTTCTTTTACACCCGGCATGTGAATGCGCTTCAGGGCCGATGTGGTCACCTATGGCAGGATCGTTTCTTTTCCTCGCCTCTCGATGAGAGCTACTTTTGGAACGCGATGGTCTATGTTGAGCGTAATCCGGTCCGTGCTGGAATAGTCTCGGCCGCTTGGGATTATCCCTGGTCCAGTGCGGCGGCTCACTGTAACAATCACGATCTGACGGGCCTGCTCGATATGCAGACGTGGCGTTCGGTGCAGCCGCCGGAGGGAAGTTGGCACGAATCATTGGCCGAGGGTCTTGACGAACAGACCGAGTTGAAGGTTCGGAGTTTCTCCAGTCGCGGGCTGCCGCTGGGGAGTGACTCGTTCGTCAGTAAGCTCGAATCCGACCTCGAGCGTCGCCTCAGGCCGGCCGAGATGGGTCGGCCAAGAAAACAGAAAGTTGGGACGCTTACCACTTTCCAAGGACCAGCCAGCCAGGCGTGA
- the rpsI gene encoding 30S ribosomal protein S9, with amino-acid sequence MPEGAKFIWGVGRRKSAVARVRIRPGTGNILINKRKRDEYFCREVDRNAVDAPLAAVSMPRSWDIFVNVNGGGTTGQAGAVMLGLARALCKAAPEIDAILRTKGLLTRDARMVERKKYGQKGARKRFQFSKR; translated from the coding sequence CTGCCCGAAGGCGCGAAGTTCATCTGGGGCGTCGGTCGCCGGAAGTCGGCCGTTGCCCGGGTGCGCATCCGCCCCGGTACGGGAAACATCCTGATCAACAAACGCAAACGCGACGAGTACTTCTGCCGCGAGGTCGACCGCAATGCCGTCGACGCCCCGCTGGCAGCGGTCAGCATGCCCCGCTCGTGGGACATCTTCGTCAACGTCAACGGCGGCGGAACGACCGGACAGGCCGGCGCCGTCATGCTCGGCTTGGCCCGCGCCCTGTGCAAGGCCGCCCCCGAGATCGACGCCATCCTGCGAACCAAGGGACTGCTCACCCGCGACGCCCGCATGGTCGAGCGCAAGAAGTACGGGCAGAAGGGCGCCCGCAAACGCTTCCAGTTCTCGAAGCGTTAA
- the argJ gene encoding bifunctional glutamate N-acetyltransferase/amino-acid acetyltransferase ArgJ — MAPQQKHITQPKGFLAAGVACGIKKSGRNDMAIVAGETDVACAMLTTSNQVVGAPVIYSRLMLPKGYGTVRGIVVNAGNSNVCTGKAGVANAAAMAKQTARLLGTQADKILVGSTGVIGHQLPMPKVRTGIDAAAARLGTDQDAEALHAIMTTDLADKYAVETIKIAGTTVTLAGMAKGSGMIAPSLATMISILTTDAAVAPAALYKALKRAAGRTFNALTVDSDTSTSDMLVLLASGRAGNKKITEASKEFIIFAAAVFRLCNQLARAVARDGEGATKLIEITVRGAATDADAMIAAKSVANSPLLKCAAHGGDPNWGRIAAALGKSPARVVPEKLSIRLGGMLVFRRGMGTKFDVKKAADHMSGDPVLIDADLGLGKGAFTAVTCDFSREYIAINADYHT, encoded by the coding sequence ATGGCCCCACAACAGAAGCACATTACCCAACCTAAAGGTTTCCTCGCCGCCGGCGTTGCCTGCGGGATCAAGAAGTCCGGCCGCAATGACATGGCCATCGTCGCCGGCGAAACCGACGTCGCCTGCGCCATGCTCACGACCTCAAACCAGGTCGTCGGCGCGCCGGTCATCTATAGCCGCCTGATGCTGCCCAAGGGCTACGGCACCGTCCGCGGCATCGTCGTCAACGCAGGTAACTCCAACGTCTGCACCGGCAAGGCCGGCGTCGCCAACGCCGCCGCCATGGCCAAGCAGACAGCTCGCCTCCTGGGCACACAAGCCGACAAGATCCTCGTCGGCTCCACCGGAGTGATCGGACATCAACTGCCGATGCCCAAGGTGCGGACCGGCATCGACGCAGCCGCCGCCCGGCTCGGTACCGACCAGGACGCCGAAGCCCTCCACGCGATCATGACCACCGACCTGGCCGACAAGTACGCCGTCGAGACGATCAAGATCGCCGGCACGACTGTCACGCTGGCCGGCATGGCCAAGGGCTCGGGGATGATCGCCCCCTCGCTGGCGACGATGATCTCCATCCTCACCACCGACGCCGCCGTCGCGCCCGCCGCTCTCTACAAGGCCCTCAAGCGAGCCGCCGGCCGAACCTTCAATGCCCTCACCGTCGACAGCGATACCTCCACCAGCGACATGCTGGTGCTGCTGGCCAGCGGCCGCGCTGGTAACAAGAAAATCACCGAGGCTTCAAAAGAGTTCATCATCTTTGCCGCGGCCGTCTTCCGCCTGTGCAACCAGCTCGCCCGTGCCGTCGCCCGCGACGGCGAGGGCGCGACCAAGCTCATCGAGATCACCGTTCGCGGCGCCGCCACCGACGCCGATGCGATGATCGCCGCCAAGAGCGTCGCCAACAGCCCGCTGCTCAAGTGCGCCGCCCACGGCGGCGACCCCAACTGGGGGCGCATCGCCGCGGCTTTGGGCAAAAGCCCCGCCCGCGTCGTGCCCGAGAAGCTCTCGATCCGCTTGGGCGGAATGCTCGTCTTCCGACGAGGCATGGGCACGAAGTTCGACGTGAAGAAAGCCGCCGACCACATGTCCGGCGACCCGGTCCTCATCGACGCAGACCTGGGCCTGGGCAAAGGCGCCTTCACGGCAGTCACCTGCGACTTCTCGCGCGAATACATCGCCATCAACGCCGACTACCACACGTAG
- the argC gene encoding N-acetyl-gamma-glutamyl-phosphate reductase has protein sequence MTKIDIQKKIRIALIGGSGYAGFEVIRWLLRHPAAELVGVYGPANELGPMEDFYPLLSKQVKLSQELFDPARLAALDVQLAMMCVPHKVAMSYAPQLRKAGMRVIDWSADYRLSDATEYEKWYCPHTDLEGLAEAVYGLPEYYADKIAKANLIANPGCYPTCTILPLAPLLRAGLIEDGGIVVNAISGVSGAGRTPSLKNHYPERNENFEPYGVGNHRHMPEMEQILTDVVGRPVSLLFQPHLCPMDRGMLASIYATPTAGATEERLIAALTEAYADAPFVRVRTKVLPATKYVSGTNYCDMTVKMAKGKVIVFSALDNVIKGASGQAIQNMNIMFNLPQETGLY, from the coding sequence GTGACAAAGATAGACATTCAGAAGAAAATCCGCATCGCTCTCATCGGCGGCAGCGGTTATGCCGGTTTCGAAGTCATCCGGTGGCTCTTGCGCCACCCGGCCGCCGAACTGGTGGGCGTCTACGGACCGGCCAACGAACTGGGGCCGATGGAAGACTTCTACCCCCTGCTGAGCAAGCAGGTCAAGCTCAGCCAGGAACTGTTCGACCCGGCCAGGCTGGCCGCCCTCGACGTACAACTGGCCATGATGTGCGTGCCACACAAGGTCGCCATGAGTTACGCCCCGCAGCTTCGCAAAGCAGGCATGCGGGTCATCGACTGGTCCGCCGACTATCGCCTCAGCGACGCGACCGAGTACGAGAAGTGGTACTGCCCGCACACCGACCTGGAAGGCCTAGCCGAAGCCGTCTACGGCTTGCCCGAGTACTATGCCGACAAGATCGCCAAGGCCAACCTTATCGCCAACCCCGGCTGCTACCCCACGTGTACGATTCTGCCCTTGGCGCCGCTGCTGCGGGCGGGCCTGATCGAAGATGGCGGGATCGTCGTCAACGCCATTAGCGGCGTCAGCGGTGCGGGGCGAACGCCCAGCCTCAAGAACCATTACCCCGAGCGCAACGAAAACTTCGAGCCTTACGGCGTCGGCAACCACCGCCACATGCCCGAGATGGAACAGATCCTCACCGACGTCGTCGGCCGCCCCGTCTCGCTGCTCTTCCAGCCGCACCTGTGCCCGATGGACCGCGGGATGCTCGCCAGCATCTACGCCACCCCCACCGCCGGCGCGACCGAAGAACGCCTCATCGCCGCGTTGACTGAGGCCTACGCCGACGCCCCGTTTGTGCGCGTGCGCACCAAAGTGCTTCCCGCGACCAAGTACGTCAGCGGCACCAACTACTGCGACATGACCGTGAAGATGGCCAAGGGCAAGGTAATCGTCTTTTCGGCGTTGGACAACGTGATCAAAGGCGCTTCCGGCCAGGCGATCCAGAACATGAACATCATGTTCAACTTGCCCCAGGAGACGGGACTGTATTGA
- a CDS encoding flagellar basal body-associated FliL family protein, with amino-acid sequence MCKALYGLTAVMVLAVLGGCSTLSDPYAPSQAPSPNASPKQELKQREIAMNEMAIDLKGGDKHVLLALNVTVLGIEEDEDVRQFNLKSSFTKQYALQRLHPEFEDWLIVFLAGKTPEQFDGSAALETLRGEILAGLQQRARRMPVKVEVQSVLFARVLVRSHKADAATQPAR; translated from the coding sequence ATGTGCAAGGCTCTCTATGGCCTGACGGCCGTCATGGTTCTGGCAGTGCTGGGCGGATGTTCCACGCTCAGCGACCCGTACGCCCCCTCCCAGGCGCCCAGCCCAAACGCTTCGCCCAAGCAGGAACTCAAGCAGCGCGAGATCGCGATGAACGAAATGGCGATCGATCTCAAAGGCGGCGACAAGCACGTGCTGCTGGCACTGAACGTGACGGTTCTAGGGATAGAAGAGGACGAGGATGTCAGGCAGTTCAATCTGAAGTCCAGTTTCACCAAGCAATACGCCTTGCAGCGACTACATCCGGAATTTGAGGATTGGCTGATCGTTTTCCTTGCCGGCAAGACGCCGGAACAGTTTGACGGATCGGCGGCCCTTGAGACGCTGCGCGGTGAGATCCTCGCCGGGCTGCAACAGCGCGCCCGCCGGATGCCCGTCAAAGTTGAGGTGCAGTCTGTGCTGTTCGCACGGGTCCTGGTTCGCTCGCACAAGGCTGACGCCGCGACCCAACCCGCCCGATAA
- the ndk gene encoding nucleoside-diphosphate kinase yields MERTLTLLKPDAVQRQLVGRIIERFESKGLKIVAMKFLRVTPEMAANLYSMHQGKEFYPALMRFITSGPVVAMVLQGLDAVRIARTLMGSTFGPDAAPGTIRGDLGASRRYNLMHGSDSMDAAAREIPIFFPENELIEYDMSIESWIYARHGRKHL; encoded by the coding sequence ATGGAACGGACATTAACGCTGCTCAAGCCCGACGCCGTCCAGCGCCAGCTCGTCGGCCGCATCATTGAGCGGTTTGAGTCCAAGGGACTCAAGATCGTCGCGATGAAGTTCCTCCGCGTCACGCCCGAGATGGCCGCAAACCTCTATTCGATGCACCAGGGCAAGGAGTTTTACCCGGCGTTGATGCGGTTCATCACGTCGGGCCCGGTGGTGGCGATGGTTCTGCAAGGGCTGGACGCCGTCAGGATCGCCCGCACGCTGATGGGCAGCACGTTCGGGCCCGACGCCGCGCCCGGGACGATCCGCGGCGACTTGGGCGCCTCGCGGCGGTACAACCTCATGCACGGCAGCGACAGCATGGATGCTGCCGCCCGGGAAATCCCCATTTTCTTTCCCGAGAATGAACTGATCGAGTACGACATGAGCATCGAGTCGTGGATCTATGCCCGGCACGGGCGCAAACATCTGTAG
- the rplM gene encoding 50S ribosomal protein L13 yields the protein MKTYMAKKGEVKTAWHVVDLSDKVLGRAATKIAMLLMGKHRPEYTPNVDTGDFVIVVNAAKVRIIGDQKFSDRTYDHYTGYPGHLKQVPLAKMIQKKPAFVVIEAVRRMMPKNNIGRAMLKKLKVYAGPTHRHQAQNPQPLEV from the coding sequence ATGAAGACGTACATGGCAAAGAAGGGCGAAGTCAAAACCGCCTGGCACGTTGTGGATCTTTCCGACAAGGTCCTCGGGCGCGCCGCGACCAAGATCGCCATGCTCCTGATGGGCAAACATCGCCCGGAATACACGCCCAACGTGGACACCGGCGATTTCGTCATCGTGGTCAACGCCGCGAAGGTGCGAATCATCGGCGATCAGAAGTTTTCCGACCGCACGTACGACCACTACACCGGCTATCCCGGACACCTCAAGCAGGTGCCCCTGGCCAAGATGATCCAGAAGAAGCCCGCCTTCGTCGTTATCGAAGCGGTCCGGCGCATGATGCCCAAGAACAACATCGGACGCGCCATGCTCAAGAAGCTCAAGGTCTACGCCGGTCCGACGCACCGTCACCAGGCCCAGAATCCCCAACCGCTAGAGGTCTAG